TGCTAATTTTTCATTGTCAGTTTTAATCTTGTTAACCACCTGCTGTCTCTCAGGAAAAGAGAcaaggaaaaagagggaaaggaagcAGCATGCAATAGCAAGCCATTTGGAAGGCCTGTTTCAGTTAACTTTGTGACTGAGTTAAACCACAGCTTTATAAATGTTACACCACCCGCTGTTGTACAACATGCAGAAAGTTACAGGTTTAAGATATTGATTGTACAATGTTTATGGTAAAGGatgttgaaatgttttggtTGTGAATTAAAATGTGTACTTTGGTATGTGTAATTTTGCTGCATCTTTTCAGGGCAAAGTGTCACTGAAGGAGCTGAATTTGAGGCCAATGGAAGTGTTCATGTGTAGCGTGCTGAAGAGACAAGGATATGGAGACGGTTTCCGCTGGCTCTCCCAGTATATTGACTGATACACATTCTTTTACCACGCTACTTGCGCAAACAAGGACATGTTAAACACAAAACTACCTGCCATAAGGAGATATTGTATTATATACCATATTTAGGACTTCAACTGTGCCGGAAGGaaatatgtgttttgtgttaataTACCACGTATTCTTTATGAGTTCAAAGAAATTAGTTTGTCATATCAATCATACCACAGCAAGTCAAAGATTAAGTTATGAATCATCAGTCTGTATTGTTCAGATTGCATGTGGAGAATAATCTTCATAGTGTGGTTTCCTTTACGTAAAACCTGTAGGGAATCCTGTCTGCCATATAGAACATGTCATCACTGTGAACCAGTTTCTTACCCAGGTTTATTTTTAGCTGCTGGTGTAGACTTACAGTGAAGGTCAATTTTGTGAACATTTTGTGCTTGGAGTTACTCTTCCTTGGTTGAGGATGAAGATTATAATTATATCTTTATATGTATCCTACTTCTTTCAAACTAATGGGAATCTCAAAGTAACATAACACTTTTTTCATAACAGCATAGTTTTTTTCTGGAAAGTGCTGCAGAGATTTGCCATTTTGTGCCATATTTGTTATCATTGAAGGGTTTACCACTACAGGCCAATTATATGAATGTGACCACAAGTGCATTAACTGACATTTTGCTGCAAAGAGCTTTATTTAATTGCACAGAACAGTGTCAAATAATTGCAGTATATGCTAACTGCATCAGCACAACCAGGTGATAAAACAAACTCAGCCTTGGatgcaaaactacctgtttTCATGATGGTTAATTGCTGTGAAACAACTTGAGTACTTTGTGATTAGTGGCTGCTCCCAACATGCAGTCATATTATGAGAGTACTTGAGTGGTGCTCAAAAATAGGGCATGCAAAAGATATGCATGGAATTACCTTTTAGTGCAATATTACACATTATTTTGTATATAAGCtcttatttatattttgcaataaaaaaattggCTTGCCTTATGTTACATCAAGCATCAAGCCCTGAAGTAATGTATCTGTTCTGTTACAAAAGGTAGGTCATATTGTTATTAAACGTGTGAAGTTGGAGcataataaatatgttttaaaatcctTAAAATCTTTCTTGTCTGGCTAATTTTTATCAggattttaattaataaaaggtTTGATATAACCACAAACAAATATTATTACTAATGTAGACACTTTACTGCTTTCttaaactaaaaataactgaataaAAACTTAACAGGCAACATTTGCACTTTTTTGCAATTAAAATGCATACTTGTACACATTACCGTTAATTAAAGGTGATTTTAGATCCTTTCAGATATTCATGTTTTCCAATGGTTCCCAAAACGTTCAAAAACTGCATTTTCAAAGTTACGTATTGAAGCtgtggtaaaaaacaaaaaaacaatgttccCGCCTACTTGTTTCCCATTGGGTCAGAGCTGTTCGTGTTTACATTAAGACCAATCACATTAATCGGTAGGTGTCGTTTCTTTTCTCGTGGACCAATAAGACCAAACCCGGAAGCTACACGGCACTATTCAACAATTCACGTTAATAAACACTTCTGTGTCGCGATTTAACACTAGTTTAAACTCGCCTGTCTGCAATACCTTAAGGGTTGGTTTTCGTGTCTCACCACTGCTCTGTGAAGTTgcttttcaacagttttttccaGTGTCTTTAAGTTGCTAAACGTCATACGGTTCACATGCATTGGTAACAACATGGAGGTACATGAGGTAGAGAAGTATTGCTGTGTTGTCAAGGTGTTTGAGGctttttcagcaaaaaaacCCGTGAGCTGCAGCGGAGTTATCGTCCATCCTCAAACGGGAACAGTGATATGTACTGGCGTTCCGTTTTCCCGTTTTACCACCGAGAAAGAGCCCCTCTCAGCAGCCGACAGGTTCCTGTCACTNNNNNNNNNNGCTTCAGTGAAAAACTTAAAATCCGTGTTAGCTTTTCTACTGAGCGATATTCGGACTCCAACCAGTCTGCACAGGGAGAAGCCTCCTCACCCTCCAGAAGCAAAACAACACTTCATCGGGAAGTTGCAGCGGAGTTGCTGATGCTGGTGGACTGCCTGGAGTTCAAACAGACTTTCCAGGCAGTTTTCCAAGAGGCTGACCAGTGGCGTTTCCATGGTGATGAAGAGGATGAGGGGCTGATCAGAGATGCCCAGTTCCTGAGCTGGATCGCTGTACTCAAGACAAGTGTGGCAGACAGAAGCACAAATGCAGGGACTATACCCTGGCGGAGCAGCGCATCTCTCCAGAAAGGCTGCCCTGTTGTTGCATGTGGCTCACCCTTTGGCTCCCTCTGCTTAGATCTCTTCATCAGCACCCTCAGCCGGGGCATCATCAGCAATCTAACCGGAGAGGAGAACGCTGTCATCCTCACAGATGCTCGGTGCTTGCCGGGCACAGAAGGTGGAGGGTTGTTTGCGGTTACAGGCAAAGGCAATGTGCATCTTGTTGGACTGATCGTGTCTCCATTTGGTTGGAAGGCAAACGAGTGGATAGGCCTCACTCTAGTCTGCTCCGTCCACCTGATCTTCAGGAACATCATCTGCTGCATGAGAGCTCAAGATCCACTCCGTGATGTTTGGCTCGATCCGGGAGAGGCAGACCTCCTCATGTCCACCGCAGCCCATGAGTCAAGAGCTGTAAAATGCCCCACTGTGTGCTTTGTCGACAGTGGACGGTTCTGGGGCTCAGGGGTCGTTGTTGCCTCTCAGCTGGTTGTGACCTGTCGCCACGTTGTCAACGGGAAGTCAACAGTCACCCTGAAGTTCCATCACAGGGACAGGTGACAGCACATCTTAACCACTATGTCTCTGTACAGAAAGGCaaacaaaaagacattaaaacatgtttaatagATGCTTTATCACAGcaaacatttgaatatttttagCAGCAAAACCACCGGTGGAAATCACAACATTAATGATGGCTCTGTCCGATTTCTGTGTCCCTATAAGCGATGCTGGTATGCCACCGTGGCATGCACAGTACCAGGGGTCTGACATTGAGGTTGACCGATATGGGTGTTGTACGTGATATGGCCGATTAtgtaaaaaatgccaaaaattgGACGATTAATCGGTCAACCTTT
This window of the Etheostoma spectabile isolate EspeVRDwgs_2016 chromosome 17, UIUC_Espe_1.0, whole genome shotgun sequence genome carries:
- the tysnd1 gene encoding LOW QUALITY PROTEIN: peroxisomal leader peptide-processing protease (The sequence of the model RefSeq protein was modified relative to this genomic sequence to represent the inferred CDS: inserted 1 base in 1 codon), producing the protein MEVHEVEKYCCVVKVFEAFSAKKPVSCSGVIVHPQTGTVICTGVPFSRFTTEKEXPLSSRQVPVTXXXXFSEKLKIRVSFSTERYSDSNQSAQGEASSPSRSKTTLHREVAAELLMLVDCLEFKQTFQAVFQEADQWRFHGDEEDEGLIRDAQFLSWIAVLKTSVADRSTNAGTIPWRSSASLQKGCPVVACGSPFGSLCLDLFISTLSRGIISNLTGEENAVILTDARCLPGTEGGGLFAVTGKGNVHLVGLIVSPFGWKANEWIGLTLVCSVHLIFRNIICCMRAQDPLRDVWLDPGEADLLMSTAAHESRAVKCPTVCFVDSGRFWGSGVVVASQLVVTCRHVVNGKSTVTLKFHHRDRVHDAVGDVLFSTKASSPYDLALVQLRESVSDAVVPQMVQSYNPGESVVVVGYGGLGRRCGPSLTCGVLSKAISWKDQPVMLQTTCAVQAGTSGGAVVRTRSGELLGIVSSNTRDLAAKVTYPHLNFSIPVTVFQRSLQLFHQTRDANVFRVLDTTEKEVSTVWRLQGAQSKL